Proteins encoded together in one Chitinophaga sp. LS1 window:
- the fucP gene encoding L-fucose:H+ symporter permease, which produces MAGATMSTSTVKANIDTNKSYLFPFILVTSLFFLWGFAYGLLDILNKHFQDVLEVTKRKSTLLQFAYFGAYFLMALPAGIFMNKYGYKKGILLGLVLYAIGAFLFYPAAGALSFNGFLAALFILACGLACLETAANPYVTVLGKSETSEFRLNLSQCFNGAGSSLGAFIGGQLFLEDKTAAVSAAKDLTVVQLTYIVIGIVVVLIAMFFFRTPLPEIREDEEEGLDAAAKAKPLFSHSHFIWGIIAQFFYVAAQVGVAALFINYVTEYWQGTTSKQASSLLAIGLGLFLAGRFVGTAIMRKIKPNKLLMIYAFINVLLCMLVIAGHGEISVYALMAIFFFMSIMFPSIFALGVKDLGVHTKRASSFQIMAIVGGAIVPYVMGTLADMKSTAIAYVVPLVCFSVVFYFGGWGYKQR; this is translated from the coding sequence ATGGCCGGAGCCACAATGTCCACTTCCACAGTTAAGGCAAACATCGATACGAATAAGAGTTACCTGTTTCCATTTATACTGGTGACCAGCCTGTTCTTTTTATGGGGATTTGCGTATGGGTTGCTCGATATTTTAAACAAACATTTTCAGGATGTACTGGAAGTGACGAAGAGAAAGTCTACCCTGTTGCAGTTTGCTTATTTCGGGGCATACTTCCTGATGGCATTGCCGGCTGGCATCTTCATGAATAAATATGGTTACAAAAAAGGTATCCTGCTGGGATTGGTGCTGTATGCAATAGGGGCGTTTTTATTTTATCCCGCTGCAGGAGCGCTTAGTTTCAACGGCTTTCTGGCGGCATTGTTTATCCTTGCCTGTGGACTGGCCTGTCTTGAAACGGCAGCGAATCCTTATGTAACCGTGCTTGGTAAAAGTGAAACTTCTGAATTTCGCTTGAACCTGTCACAGTGTTTTAATGGCGCAGGGTCTTCATTAGGCGCTTTCATCGGGGGGCAGCTGTTCCTGGAAGACAAAACCGCAGCAGTCTCCGCAGCCAAAGACCTGACGGTCGTTCAGCTTACCTACATTGTTATTGGTATTGTTGTCGTACTGATCGCCATGTTCTTTTTCCGTACACCATTGCCTGAGATCAGGGAAGATGAGGAGGAAGGTCTTGATGCTGCTGCGAAAGCGAAGCCATTATTTTCCCATTCCCATTTTATATGGGGTATCATCGCCCAGTTCTTTTATGTAGCTGCTCAGGTAGGTGTGGCCGCATTATTCATCAACTATGTTACAGAATATTGGCAGGGTACTACCAGTAAGCAGGCATCGTCACTGCTGGCGATCGGGCTTGGATTATTCCTGGCAGGCAGATTTGTGGGTACCGCCATCATGCGGAAAATAAAACCTAACAAGCTGCTGATGATCTATGCATTTATCAACGTGCTGCTTTGTATGCTGGTGATAGCCGGTCATGGAGAGATCTCTGTGTATGCACTGATGGCTATTTTCTTCTTTATGTCTATCATGTTCCCTTCCATCTTCGCACTGGGTGTGAAAGATCTGGGTGTACATACCAAAAGGGCTTCTTCCTTCCAGATCATGGCCATAGTAGGTGGTGCGATCGTACCTTATGTAATGGGTACCCTGGCGGATATGAAATCGACAGCCATCGCTTATGTAGTACCACTGGTTTGTTTCTCCGTGGTATTCTACTTTGGCGGCTGGGGTTATAAACAGCGATGA
- the glmS gene encoding glutamine--fructose-6-phosphate transaminase (isomerizing), which yields MCGIVAYIGQREAYPIVLKGLKRLEYRGYDSAGVALINDGLKVYKKKGKVSELEDHLTGKNTSSHIAIGHTRWATHGEPCDRNSHPHMSGNGKLAMIHNGIIENYTQLKQELLNKGHVFTSDTDTEVLIHFIEEIQQSNQCGLEEALRIALKRVVGAYVLVIMDEDNPDTLIAARKGSPLVIGVGKGEHFLASDASPIIEYTKEVVYVNDYEIAIIKADELILKNISNERQTPYIQKLDIELAAIEKSGYDHFMLKEIFEQPQTILDSLRGRLDAKKGTLTIGGIRDHLSQLAGAKRIIIVACGTSWHAGLVAEYMIEELCRIPVEVEYASEFRYRNPVVGEGDVIIAVSQSGETADTLVAIEAAKKKGATILGVCNVVGSSIARISDAGAYTHAGPEIGVASTKAFTAQLAVLCLIGLKVAQEKGTITEQRFQHLLDELDNIPEKVATALQLNDQIKKIADKYKDARDFLYLGRGYNFPVALEGALKLKEISYIHAEGYPAAEMKHGPIALVDENLPVVFVATRDSYYEKVVSNIQEIKARKGKVIAVVTEGDLTIPPMADDVIVIPEADELVAPIVSVIPLQLLAYHIGVLKGYDVDKPRNLAKSVTVE from the coding sequence ATGTGCGGAATAGTCGCTTATATAGGCCAACGAGAAGCCTACCCCATCGTTCTCAAAGGATTAAAAAGGCTTGAATATCGCGGTTACGACAGCGCCGGAGTGGCTTTAATAAATGATGGACTGAAGGTCTACAAGAAAAAAGGTAAAGTTTCTGAACTGGAAGATCACCTGACCGGAAAGAACACAAGTAGTCATATTGCTATAGGTCATACCCGCTGGGCAACCCACGGCGAACCTTGTGACAGAAATTCTCATCCCCATATGTCGGGCAATGGCAAACTGGCCATGATCCACAACGGTATCATTGAAAACTATACCCAGCTGAAACAGGAACTGCTGAACAAAGGACACGTGTTCACCAGCGATACGGATACAGAAGTCCTGATCCACTTTATCGAAGAGATTCAGCAAAGCAATCAATGCGGCCTTGAAGAAGCCCTGCGCATCGCCCTGAAAAGAGTGGTAGGCGCTTACGTGCTCGTGATCATGGACGAGGATAACCCTGATACCCTGATCGCTGCACGCAAAGGGAGTCCCCTCGTAATCGGCGTAGGCAAAGGCGAACACTTCCTCGCTTCCGATGCTTCTCCGATCATAGAGTATACTAAAGAAGTAGTATATGTAAACGACTACGAAATCGCCATCATCAAAGCCGATGAACTGATCCTGAAAAATATCTCCAACGAAAGGCAAACGCCTTATATCCAGAAACTGGATATCGAACTGGCTGCGATTGAAAAAAGCGGTTACGACCACTTTATGCTCAAAGAGATATTTGAGCAACCACAAACCATCCTCGATAGCTTACGTGGCCGTCTGGATGCCAAAAAGGGCACCCTCACCATCGGTGGTATCCGCGATCACCTGTCACAACTGGCAGGCGCTAAGCGCATCATCATCGTGGCCTGTGGTACCTCCTGGCATGCGGGCCTCGTGGCTGAATATATGATTGAAGAACTGTGCCGCATTCCCGTGGAAGTTGAATATGCTTCTGAGTTCCGCTACCGCAACCCGGTTGTTGGAGAAGGTGATGTGATCATAGCTGTATCTCAATCCGGCGAAACTGCCGATACACTGGTGGCCATTGAAGCCGCTAAGAAAAAAGGCGCCACCATCCTCGGTGTGTGCAACGTAGTCGGTTCTTCTATCGCCCGTATTTCAGATGCTGGTGCTTATACACACGCCGGTCCTGAAATCGGCGTGGCCAGTACAAAAGCCTTTACCGCCCAGCTGGCAGTATTGTGCCTCATTGGTCTGAAAGTAGCACAGGAAAAGGGCACTATCACCGAACAGCGCTTCCAGCACCTGCTGGATGAACTGGACAACATTCCTGAAAAAGTAGCCACCGCCCTGCAATTGAACGACCAGATCAAAAAAATCGCGGATAAGTACAAAGATGCCCGCGACTTCCTCTACCTGGGTCGTGGTTACAACTTCCCTGTAGCACTGGAAGGTGCACTCAAACTAAAAGAGATCTCTTACATACATGCAGAAGGATACCCTGCTGCCGAAATGAAACATGGCCCTATCGCCCTGGTAGATGAAAACCTGCCTGTGGTATTTGTGGCTACCCGCGACAGCTATTATGAGAAAGTAGTATCCAACATCCAGGAGATCAAGGCCCGCAAAGGCAAGGTCATTGCCGTGGTTACAGAAGGTGACCTCACCATTCCACCTATGGCAGACGATGTGATCGTTATACCTGAAGCAGATGAACTCGTGGCGCCTATTGTTTCCGTAATTCCTTTGCAGTTACTCGCTTACCATATAGGCGTTCTGAAAGGATATGATGTGGATAAGCCAAGAAACCTGGCGAAGTCAGTGACTGTTGAATAA
- a CDS encoding DUF4954 family protein, with product MNLIQKKPLTELGYNFVAAPYLPEGKDEYYLRDQQWGKSNIYRHLSALEIETLVRNDNTSDNWNNISVTNEFNPQLVKHCQFFGIVRIGKLEPYFLEFHNLRLPVGLYNSTISSCDFGDNVVVHNVNFLSHYLIGNDVMICNVNEMATTGHAKFGNGIVKEGEPENLRIWLELCNENGGRSIMPFDGMLPGDAWLWTRNRDDKELQEKFKAFTEQQFDKKRGYYGMVGDRCVIKNVKILKDVMIGTDAYLKGANKIKNVTINSSAEASTQIGEGCELVNGIVGYGCRVFYGVKAVRFIMASHSQLKYGARLINSYLGNNATISCCEVLNSLIFPAHEQHHNNSFLCAALIMGQSNMAAGATIGSNHNSRGPDGEIIAGRGFWPGLCVSLKHNSRFATFTLIAKGNYMQEMDIPFPFSLVINDEQHNCLKIMTGYWFLHNMYALARNSWKYLDRDKRTDKTQLIEYDYLAPDSVEEMIHAMALMEAATGKAWHLHTETDCPELTEQHYRQKGQDLLLNHPVDVAKLKILIKGVENSNREVHLLKVHKTYPLFRALIVLYAVKNVLQFVETNEVKTFESIHNIALTAQREHWYNVGGQLMPASTLHDLKRDIREGKVSSWADLHAQYQEIGQRYATDKLQHAIASLLFIQEKTIADFNADFFIECLQASIQTQTLLTEGIQKSRAKDYENPFRKMTYENEAEMDAVVGKLDDNSFIKQTQEDLVTYKQKVKALIKLLA from the coding sequence ATGAACCTGATACAGAAAAAACCGCTCACTGAGCTGGGGTACAATTTTGTAGCAGCGCCTTATTTGCCGGAAGGAAAAGATGAATACTATCTCCGCGATCAGCAGTGGGGAAAGTCAAACATCTACCGGCATCTATCTGCATTGGAGATAGAGACGCTTGTTAGAAATGACAACACTTCTGACAACTGGAATAATATTTCTGTCACGAATGAGTTCAACCCCCAATTGGTTAAGCACTGCCAGTTCTTTGGTATTGTGCGTATTGGAAAACTGGAACCTTACTTCCTGGAATTCCATAACCTGCGCCTCCCTGTAGGATTGTACAACAGTACTATTTCTTCCTGCGACTTTGGCGACAATGTAGTCGTGCACAATGTGAACTTCCTGTCGCATTACCTGATCGGCAACGATGTGATGATCTGTAATGTAAATGAAATGGCCACTACCGGTCATGCTAAATTCGGGAATGGGATCGTGAAAGAAGGCGAACCCGAAAACCTGCGTATCTGGCTGGAGCTGTGCAATGAAAACGGTGGCAGATCGATCATGCCCTTCGATGGTATGCTGCCCGGCGATGCATGGCTGTGGACCCGTAACCGTGACGACAAGGAACTGCAGGAAAAATTCAAAGCCTTTACTGAACAACAGTTTGATAAGAAACGTGGCTACTATGGTATGGTAGGCGATCGCTGTGTGATCAAGAATGTGAAGATCCTGAAAGACGTCATGATCGGCACAGATGCTTACCTGAAAGGCGCCAATAAAATTAAAAATGTCACCATCAATAGCAGTGCAGAAGCCTCTACACAAATAGGTGAAGGTTGTGAACTGGTGAATGGTATAGTAGGCTATGGCTGTCGCGTGTTCTATGGTGTGAAAGCCGTACGCTTCATCATGGCATCACATTCACAGCTGAAGTATGGTGCGCGACTCATCAACTCTTATTTAGGTAACAACGCCACCATCTCCTGCTGCGAAGTATTGAATTCATTGATCTTCCCGGCACATGAGCAGCACCATAACAACTCCTTTTTATGTGCGGCCCTCATCATGGGACAGAGTAATATGGCTGCCGGTGCCACCATCGGTTCCAACCATAACTCAAGAGGTCCGGATGGTGAAATCATTGCAGGGCGCGGTTTCTGGCCGGGTCTCTGCGTGAGCTTAAAACACAATTCCCGCTTTGCCACCTTTACACTGATTGCAAAAGGAAACTATATGCAGGAGATGGATATTCCATTTCCATTTAGTTTAGTGATCAATGATGAGCAGCATAATTGTCTGAAGATTATGACAGGCTATTGGTTCCTGCACAACATGTACGCACTGGCGCGTAACTCCTGGAAATACCTGGATCGTGACAAGCGTACAGATAAGACACAGCTGATAGAATACGATTACCTGGCGCCGGATAGCGTGGAAGAAATGATTCACGCCATGGCACTGATGGAAGCCGCTACTGGTAAGGCATGGCACCTGCATACAGAAACAGATTGCCCTGAACTGACGGAGCAACACTATCGCCAGAAAGGACAGGATCTGCTGCTTAATCATCCTGTGGATGTAGCAAAACTGAAGATACTGATCAAAGGAGTGGAGAACAGTAATCGGGAAGTACACTTATTGAAAGTGCACAAAACCTACCCGTTATTCCGTGCATTGATCGTACTCTATGCAGTAAAAAATGTGCTACAATTTGTAGAAACAAATGAGGTTAAAACATTTGAATCGATTCACAACATTGCACTCACCGCACAGCGCGAACACTGGTACAATGTAGGCGGACAGCTGATGCCGGCATCTACCCTGCATGATTTGAAACGCGATATCCGGGAGGGTAAAGTGAGCAGCTGGGCAGATCTGCATGCACAATACCAGGAGATAGGTCAACGGTATGCTACAGACAAATTGCAGCATGCTATTGCATCGCTCCTGTTTATACAGGAAAAAACAATCGCTGATTTTAATGCAGATTTCTTTATTGAATGTTTGCAGGCATCCATACAAACGCAGACGTTATTGACAGAGGGAATCCAGAAATCAAGAGCGAAAGATTATGAGAATCCATTCAGGAAGATGACGTATGAAAATGAAGCAGAGATGGATGCGGTAGTGGGAAAGTTGGATGATAACAGTTTTATTAAGCAAACGCAGGAAGATCTGGTGACATATAAACAAAAGGTAAAAGCGCTGATAAAACTCCTCGCATAA
- a CDS encoding DNA-3-methyladenine glycosylase I produces the protein MEPNRCSWSTKDQLYKDYHDNEWGVPLHDDTRLFEMINLEGAQAGLSWYTVLTKRENYRKAFDNWDAKKISKYTDKKIESLMADAGIIRNRLKINGTVLNAKAFLEVQKEFGSFDKYIWSFVGGKPIVNHFKSLSEVPAKTPISDAMSKDLLKRGFKFVGSTICYAFMQATGMVDDHVADCWRRKKK, from the coding sequence ATGGAACCAAACCGCTGCTCATGGTCTACCAAAGACCAGCTCTACAAAGACTACCACGACAATGAATGGGGCGTTCCGCTTCACGACGATACCCGCCTGTTCGAAATGATCAATCTCGAAGGTGCTCAGGCTGGTCTGAGCTGGTATACAGTGCTCACTAAAAGAGAAAACTACCGCAAAGCTTTTGACAACTGGGACGCAAAAAAGATTTCAAAATACACGGACAAAAAGATTGAATCCCTCATGGCGGATGCCGGCATTATCCGTAACCGCCTCAAAATAAACGGTACCGTTCTCAATGCAAAAGCATTCCTTGAAGTACAAAAGGAATTCGGCAGTTTTGACAAATACATCTGGAGTTTCGTGGGTGGTAAACCGATCGTCAATCACTTCAAATCCCTGAGTGAGGTACCAGCTAAAACCCCCATCTCCGATGCGATGAGCAAAGACCTGCTCAAGCGTGGATTTAAGTTCGTAGGTTCTACTATCTGCTACGCCTTTATGCAGGCCACAGGTATGGTAGATGACCATGTAGCAGATTGCTGGAGGAGGAAGAAAAAGTAA
- a CDS encoding MbnP family protein — MNRLLLFLCLLIGHTVASQSVSITITHEVNHQPMRTNKAYYTAQGDTFTITKFKYYLSNFSFTNESGEAIKLPPEYFLVSDDSAASKKISLTGLPLGRYKAVSFMIGVDSIMNCTGVQSGALDPLYGMFWTWNSGYIMAKLEGTSPASHLPGHVLQFHIGGYRGTHQSQRMIHVNTSFVVSADKTPVVDLVADAAAWFNGSNPIRFSETAGFMSPGTIGDRIADNYSHMFSVKSK; from the coding sequence ATGAACCGGTTATTGTTATTCCTTTGCCTTTTGATCGGTCATACGGTTGCATCACAATCCGTATCAATCACCATCACTCACGAGGTGAACCACCAGCCTATGCGGACCAATAAAGCTTATTATACCGCACAGGGAGATACCTTTACCATTACGAAATTCAAATACTACCTCAGCAATTTCTCCTTCACCAATGAATCAGGAGAAGCTATTAAATTACCACCTGAATATTTCCTGGTCAGTGATGATAGTGCCGCCAGCAAAAAGATCTCCCTCACAGGGCTGCCATTGGGGCGATATAAGGCTGTTTCTTTCATGATCGGGGTAGATAGTATCATGAACTGCACGGGGGTGCAGAGCGGGGCTTTAGACCCTCTTTACGGCATGTTCTGGACATGGAACAGTGGTTACATTATGGCGAAACTGGAAGGCACGTCTCCTGCTTCTCATTTACCGGGGCATGTATTGCAATTTCATATTGGAGGATATAGGGGCACACACCAGTCTCAGCGGATGATACATGTAAATACATCATTTGTAGTCTCGGCAGACAAGACGCCTGTGGTGGACCTCGTAGCAGATGCTGCGGCCTGGTTCAATGGTTCGAATCCGATCCGCTTTAGTGAAACGGCGGGCTTTATGTCCCCAGGTACGATAGGAGACCGGATTGCAGATAATTACAGTCACATGTTTTCCGTTAAATCAAAATAA
- a CDS encoding fumarylacetoacetate hydrolase family protein, protein MKLIRFGAPGAEKPGVVTEAGMFDVSAFGEDFGEQFLATDGLNRLAAWWAQNEKNCPSVPAGTRLGSPITRPSKIICIGLNYADHAKETNAAIPQEPIVFFKSTTALVGPNDDLVIPRNSVKTDWEVELAVVIGRKASYIEEKDALEYIAGYALHNDYSEREFQLERGGQWVKGKSNDTFAPLGPWLVTKEEIKDVDNLRLWLTLNGKTMQDGTTANLIFKIPFIVSYLSQFMTLLPGDVISTGTPAGVGLGMKPNVYVKAGDVIELGIDGLGTSKQTAVAFK, encoded by the coding sequence ATGAAACTGATACGATTTGGAGCACCGGGAGCTGAGAAGCCGGGAGTGGTAACCGAAGCAGGCATGTTTGATGTCAGTGCATTCGGTGAAGATTTTGGAGAGCAATTTCTGGCGACAGATGGACTGAACCGTCTGGCTGCATGGTGGGCGCAAAATGAAAAAAATTGCCCTTCTGTGCCTGCAGGTACCCGTCTCGGAAGCCCTATCACCAGGCCTTCCAAGATTATTTGCATTGGTCTGAACTACGCTGACCACGCAAAGGAAACCAATGCAGCGATTCCACAGGAACCAATCGTATTTTTCAAGAGTACTACTGCGCTGGTAGGCCCGAATGATGACTTAGTCATTCCCCGCAACAGCGTAAAAACTGACTGGGAAGTGGAACTGGCTGTGGTGATTGGAAGGAAAGCCAGCTATATTGAAGAAAAGGATGCGCTGGAATATATAGCAGGTTATGCCTTGCACAACGACTATAGCGAGCGTGAGTTCCAGCTGGAACGTGGCGGACAGTGGGTAAAAGGTAAGAGTAATGACACCTTTGCACCGCTGGGTCCATGGCTGGTAACCAAAGAGGAAATTAAAGATGTGGATAACCTGCGTCTGTGGTTAACCCTGAATGGTAAAACCATGCAGGATGGTACTACAGCCAACCTGATCTTTAAAATCCCTTTCATCGTTTCCTACCTGAGCCAGTTTATGACCCTGCTGCCGGGCGATGTGATCTCTACAGGTACACCTGCGGGCGTAGGTTTGGGAATGAAACCAAATGTATATGTAAAAGCTGGTGATGTGATTGAGCTGGGTATTGACGGTCTGGGTACATCCAAACAAACAGCTGTTGCTTTCAAATAA
- a CDS encoding SDR family oxidoreductase yields MDLGLKEKVFIVTGGAKGIGEAISKLIAAEGGIAVVAGRNAADNDKTVAAIKAAGGKAFGVAAELGKVEDCKKVIDLVVAEFGRIDGLVNNAGVNDGVGLESGSPEKFMASLQKNLSHYYNLAHYALPYLKTTKGSILNIGSKVAETGQGNTSGYAASKGGINALTREWAVELLPYSIRVNTVIPAEVWTPLYENWINSLPDPKEKLAAIVSKIPLEKRMTTSEEIANMTVFLLSDASSHTTGQIIYVDGGYTHLDRSLS; encoded by the coding sequence ATGGATCTGGGATTAAAGGAAAAAGTGTTTATTGTTACTGGTGGTGCAAAAGGAATAGGCGAAGCTATCTCCAAACTGATTGCCGCTGAAGGTGGCATTGCTGTAGTGGCAGGCAGAAACGCAGCTGATAATGATAAAACTGTAGCAGCGATCAAAGCTGCCGGTGGCAAGGCTTTTGGCGTTGCAGCTGAGTTGGGTAAAGTGGAAGATTGCAAAAAAGTAATTGATCTGGTAGTAGCAGAATTTGGCCGCATCGATGGTCTTGTAAACAACGCCGGCGTGAATGACGGTGTAGGCCTGGAAAGCGGCAGCCCTGAGAAATTCATGGCTTCTCTGCAAAAGAACCTCTCTCACTATTATAACCTCGCGCACTATGCACTGCCTTATCTGAAAACGACTAAAGGCAGTATCTTAAATATCGGTTCCAAAGTGGCTGAAACCGGCCAGGGTAATACCAGTGGTTACGCTGCTTCCAAAGGTGGTATCAATGCACTGACCCGCGAATGGGCAGTGGAATTGCTGCCTTACAGCATCCGCGTAAATACCGTGATCCCTGCTGAAGTATGGACGCCACTGTACGAAAACTGGATCAACTCCCTGCCTGATCCAAAGGAAAAACTGGCTGCTATCGTTTCTAAAATTCCTTTAGAAAAGAGAATGACCACCTCCGAAGAAATTGCTAATATGACAGTGTTCTTACTGTCTGACGCGTCGTCTCATACTACCGGCCAGATCATCTATGTCGATGGTGGTTATACCCATCTGGACAGGTCTCTGAGCTAA
- a CDS encoding cytochrome-c peroxidase produces the protein MNSKATYVIMAFCLFLMGISLRGKGPGPGVTYVTLQLPDSLPKPVYDFSKNPLTKEGIALGRYLFYDPKLSRDSSVSCGFCHQQFAAFGHFDHALAHGVYGRMGTRSVPTLFNLIWQKDFMWDGGVNHLDIQPMSPIVAENEMDMPLNELLDRLKCNEKYQQMFKAAYGTEEVTSQRMFKALAQFMATMISFDSKYDSVRRGEPGVTFTAEEGGGYKTFQQKCAGCHKEPFFTDFTARNNGLPYSPNMNDMGRMRITNNTGDYMKFKVPSLRNVMVSAPYMHDGRFFDIFQVFAMYDHGQENGSTVDPLVRGMQLSPKEQRQLYMFLLTLTDKHFLKNPDFSEVMIAD, from the coding sequence ATGAATTCCAAAGCGACGTATGTGATCATGGCATTCTGCCTTTTCCTGATGGGGATCAGTCTCCGTGGGAAAGGCCCTGGCCCTGGTGTCACCTATGTAACCCTCCAATTGCCTGATAGTCTCCCTAAACCTGTATATGACTTTTCTAAAAACCCATTGACAAAAGAAGGTATTGCCTTAGGAAGATATTTATTTTATGATCCGAAGTTATCCCGCGATAGTTCGGTTTCCTGTGGATTTTGTCATCAGCAGTTTGCCGCATTCGGTCATTTTGACCATGCACTGGCACATGGTGTGTATGGTAGGATGGGTACGCGTTCTGTACCTACTTTGTTCAACCTGATCTGGCAAAAAGATTTCATGTGGGATGGCGGTGTGAATCACCTGGATATACAACCCATGTCGCCCATTGTTGCAGAAAATGAAATGGACATGCCACTGAATGAACTGTTAGACCGGCTCAAATGCAATGAGAAATACCAACAAATGTTCAAAGCGGCATATGGTACGGAAGAAGTGACGAGTCAGCGGATGTTCAAAGCACTGGCGCAGTTCATGGCGACTATGATCAGCTTTGACAGTAAGTATGACAGTGTGAGAAGGGGAGAACCCGGTGTGACCTTTACGGCAGAAGAAGGAGGTGGCTATAAAACTTTTCAGCAGAAGTGTGCAGGGTGCCATAAAGAACCGTTTTTTACAGACTTCACAGCACGGAATAATGGGTTGCCTTACAGTCCGAATATGAATGATATGGGACGTATGCGTATTACAAACAATACAGGAGATTATATGAAGTTTAAAGTACCTTCTTTACGCAATGTAATGGTGAGTGCGCCTTACATGCATGATGGAAGGTTCTTTGATATTTTCCAGGTGTTTGCCATGTATGATCATGGACAGGAGAATGGTAGTACCGTTGATCCTTTAGTACGTGGTATGCAACTGTCACCAAAGGAACAACGGCAGTTATATATGTTCTTACTCACCCTTACGGATAAACATTTTTTGAAGAACCCGGATTTTAGTGAAGTGATGATAGCGGATTAA
- a CDS encoding L-rhamnose mutarotase, whose protein sequence is MKRHCLALDLKNDPVLIAEYEAYHREIWPEIRKSILDSGIVNMEIYRIMDRLFMIMEVDETFSFEKKDAADAANPKVQEWEALMWKYQQALPVAKPGEKWIFMEKIFAL, encoded by the coding sequence ATGAAGAGGCACTGTCTTGCGTTAGATCTGAAGAATGACCCGGTTTTGATCGCTGAGTACGAAGCGTACCACCGGGAAATATGGCCGGAAATCAGGAAGAGTATATTAGACAGCGGTATAGTGAACATGGAGATATACCGTATCATGGACCGCCTGTTTATGATCATGGAAGTAGATGAAACCTTTTCATTCGAAAAGAAAGATGCTGCAGATGCTGCTAACCCCAAAGTACAGGAGTGGGAAGCGCTGATGTGGAAATACCAGCAGGCCTTACCAGTGGCTAAGCCAGGAGAAAAATGGATATTTATGGAGAAGATCTTTGCATTGTAA
- a CDS encoding amidohydrolase family protein, translated as MVIDAHQHFWQYHPVKDAWITDDMKVIQQDFLPQHLLPVLAQNNVDGCVAVQADQSEVETDFLLGLAAGHDFIKGIVGWIDLRDADLENRLAHYSQFPMLKGFRHIVQGEPDPAFIIREDFCRGIHLLSKYNFTYDILVYPVQLPAVATFVQKFPDHRLVIDHLAKPYIKTGDVESWAQQMRAIAQYPHVYCKLSGMVTEADWSNWEPAHFTPFLEVCLEAFGADRLLFGSDWPVCQLAGSYTQVKGIVTDYISHLSATEQAKIMGGNAIAFYGL; from the coding sequence ATGGTCATAGACGCTCACCAGCATTTTTGGCAATATCATCCTGTAAAGGATGCCTGGATCACTGATGATATGAAAGTGATTCAGCAGGATTTTTTGCCACAACACCTACTACCGGTTTTGGCGCAAAATAATGTGGATGGCTGTGTCGCTGTACAGGCGGACCAGTCAGAGGTGGAAACTGATTTCCTGCTGGGACTTGCTGCCGGACATGATTTTATTAAAGGCATTGTGGGTTGGATAGATCTGCGCGATGCAGACCTGGAAAACAGGCTGGCGCATTATAGCCAGTTTCCCATGCTGAAAGGTTTCAGGCATATCGTACAAGGTGAGCCTGATCCTGCATTTATTATCAGGGAAGACTTTTGCAGGGGTATACACCTCCTGTCGAAATATAACTTTACTTACGACATCCTGGTCTACCCGGTACAACTACCGGCAGTAGCTACGTTTGTACAGAAATTTCCTGATCACCGCCTGGTGATCGATCATCTGGCTAAACCGTATATTAAAACCGGTGATGTGGAAAGCTGGGCACAACAGATGCGTGCCATTGCACAGTATCCGCATGTATATTGCAAACTCAGTGGTATGGTCACTGAAGCTGACTGGAGCAATTGGGAGCCGGCGCATTTTACGCCATTCCTGGAAGTTTGCCTGGAAGCTTTTGGCGCAGACAGACTCCTGTTTGGCTCCGACTGGCCGGTATGCCAGCTGGCGGGTAGTTATACACAGGTAAAAGGTATTGTGACTGATTATATCAGTCATTTATCAGCAACTGAGCAGGCGAAGATAATGGGTGGAAATGCGATCGCATTTTATGGGCTATAG